The Marivivens sp. LCG002 genome contains a region encoding:
- a CDS encoding DMT family transporter, whose protein sequence is MSTQPAARNWMSICLLGIIWGGTFMVVSIALKDYGPVTVACARTTLGALAMTGLAIALRRPMPAKNTFGPLLVIGATNTAMPFLLLSWGQQYVPSAFAGITMAALPLFVLPLAHFFTDEALNKRRLIGVLIGFVGALWLIGPSALRPGAGIEGLAQLACLAATLCYACSSVMTRRCPPIDPVAMTAATLAVGSALLLPLMLWVEGVPTWHGSSSSYAIIFLGFVPTAFAALLRVSVIRSAGTVFMTLVNYQVPVWSMLFGTLVLNEDLPFRFYGALGLIMIGLATSQWQSLKRLFSR, encoded by the coding sequence ATGTCGACACAGCCCGCCGCCAGAAACTGGATGTCCATATGTCTTCTCGGAATTATCTGGGGCGGCACATTCATGGTCGTGTCGATCGCGCTCAAGGATTATGGCCCCGTAACCGTCGCATGTGCACGCACGACACTCGGTGCACTTGCCATGACGGGCTTGGCGATTGCTTTGCGGCGTCCGATGCCCGCCAAGAATACATTCGGCCCGCTTCTGGTCATCGGGGCGACCAATACGGCAATGCCCTTTTTGCTTCTAAGTTGGGGACAGCAATATGTGCCTTCGGCATTTGCAGGGATCACGATGGCCGCGCTACCGCTCTTTGTGCTGCCTTTGGCGCATTTCTTCACCGATGAAGCGCTGAACAAGCGCCGCTTGATCGGTGTGCTGATCGGTTTTGTCGGCGCGCTCTGGCTGATCGGTCCCTCCGCGCTTCGCCCAGGCGCTGGTATCGAAGGACTCGCCCAACTTGCCTGTCTCGCTGCCACGCTTTGCTATGCGTGCTCGTCGGTAATGACACGGCGCTGTCCGCCGATTGATCCCGTAGCGATGACCGCAGCAACGCTGGCTGTGGGATCGGCGCTGTTGCTGCCGCTGATGCTCTGGGTCGAGGGGGTTCCGACGTGGCACGGATCGAGTTCGAGCTATGCCATCATATTTCTCGGCTTTGTCCCGACCGCATTCGCAGCGCTCTTGCGCGTAAGCGTTATCCGCTCCGCGGGCACTGTCTTTATGACTTTGGTGAATTATCAGGTGCCCGTTTGGTCGATGCTGTTTGGCACTCTGGTCCTAAACGAAGACCTACCGTTCCGCTTTTACGGAGCACTCGGGCTTATCATGATCGGCCTTGCCACTTCGCAGTGGCAAAGCCTCAAACGCTTGTTCTCTCGTTAG